A window of the Nisaea acidiphila genome harbors these coding sequences:
- the tldD gene encoding metalloprotease TldD encodes MSDLSKTDELFFERSGMDLDRVGRIVDEALHGADDGELFLEYRQSESLAFDDGRLKTASFDSTQGFGLRSIAGEAHGYAHASDLSEAAIKRAADTVSSVQHGYGGTLAAPPAASNAALYTDANPLALTPFGDKVDLLKEIDAYARARDPRVKQVSASLAGSWQAVQILRAGGHRVADIRPLVRLNVSVVMAEGDRMESGSCGAGGRVAYDIYLTPEQWKAQVDEAMRIAEVNLTSIAAPAGEMEVVLGNGWPGVMLHEAVGHGLEGDFNRKKTSTFSGMIGQRVASPGVTVVDDGTIHDRRGSISIDDEGTRSQRNVLIEDGILVGYMQDRQNARLMGMEPTGNGRRQSFAHNPMPRMTNTFMEAGDKDPGEILASVKKGLYAVNFAGGQVDITSGKFVFSASEAYLIEDGKIGAPVKGATLIGNGPDAMNQIAMIGNDLALDDGIGTCGKSGQGVPVGVGQPTLKMTGVTVGGTAM; translated from the coding sequence TCGCGTCGGACGCATCGTCGACGAGGCGCTGCACGGTGCCGATGACGGCGAACTGTTCCTAGAGTACCGGCAAAGCGAGAGTCTCGCGTTCGATGATGGCCGCCTGAAGACCGCTTCCTTCGATTCCACCCAGGGCTTCGGTCTCCGGTCCATCGCGGGCGAAGCGCATGGTTACGCCCATGCTTCCGATCTTTCGGAAGCCGCAATCAAGCGCGCGGCCGACACTGTTTCCAGCGTGCAGCACGGTTACGGCGGTACGCTCGCAGCACCGCCGGCCGCCAGCAACGCGGCGCTCTATACCGACGCCAATCCGCTTGCCCTGACCCCCTTCGGCGACAAGGTCGACCTTCTGAAGGAAATTGACGCCTATGCTCGCGCCCGGGATCCCCGGGTCAAACAGGTCAGTGCCTCCCTTGCCGGCTCCTGGCAGGCCGTGCAGATCCTCCGCGCCGGAGGACACAGGGTCGCTGACATCCGTCCGCTCGTCCGGTTGAATGTCTCCGTCGTCATGGCGGAAGGCGACCGGATGGAAAGCGGCAGCTGCGGCGCGGGCGGCCGGGTCGCCTACGACATCTACCTGACACCGGAGCAATGGAAAGCGCAGGTCGACGAGGCGATGCGGATCGCCGAGGTTAATCTCACCTCGATCGCGGCGCCGGCGGGCGAAATGGAAGTGGTGCTCGGCAACGGCTGGCCCGGCGTGATGCTTCACGAAGCGGTCGGTCACGGCCTTGAGGGCGACTTCAACCGCAAGAAAACCTCCACCTTCTCGGGGATGATCGGCCAACGGGTTGCGTCTCCGGGTGTCACCGTTGTCGATGACGGCACCATCCACGACCGCCGCGGCTCGATCAGCATCGATGACGAGGGCACGCGCAGCCAGCGCAACGTTCTCATCGAGGACGGGATCCTCGTCGGCTACATGCAGGACCGGCAGAACGCGCGCCTAATGGGCATGGAGCCGACCGGCAACGGCAGGCGTCAGAGCTTTGCACACAACCCGATGCCCCGCATGACGAATACCTTCATGGAGGCCGGCGACAAGGATCCGGGCGAAATCCTCGCCTCGGTGAAGAAGGGGCTCTACGCGGTGAATTTCGCCGGCGGCCAGGTCGACATCACTTCCGGCAAGTTCGTGTTCTCCGCCAGCGAGGCCTATCTGATCGAGGACGGAAAGATCGGCGCCCCGGTCAAAGGCGCGACGCTCATCGGTAACGGCCCGGACGCGATGAACCAGATCGCCATGATCGGCAACGACCTCGCCCTGGACGACGGAATCGGTACCTGCGGCAAGAGCGGTCAGGGTGTGCCGGTCGGGGTCGGCCAGCCGACCCTCAAGATGACGGGCGTGACTGTCGGCGGCACCGCCATGTAG
- a CDS encoding methyl-accepting chemotaxis protein, producing the protein MGTLGLIRAKAVNFLAIFIAAHVLLIGALGFLLDTHLIAPTAGAAAFAVLCGLAAWKAPNQSLTRITLSIALMVMVSLVVFQFEGHPWQIDIHMYYFACLAILTTLCDIRAVIAATAAVAVHHLSLNFLFPAAIFPDGADFGRVVVHAVIVVLEAVIVGWLSYTVAQSFMTSDSALHEAEEAKAEAERLGREQMEQERQMQARKAEEMSALADTFSSTVGSIAVTVASATTELGRNASEMNSVAGSLASQSQAANENTASAADNVRTAAQVTEELARSFSEIGERVAEASAVTREAVDQASQTNETVSGLANAVDKIGEFLKLINDIAEQTNLLALNATIEAARAGEAGKGFAVVATEVKNLASQTAEATETISAQIQAIQEESNRAVTAISTILETVSKVDGISAGIAAAIEEQVAATNEISNQVTQASERSSSASEGMSALNAESTRSGEAAQSMLSASEQLAQDTSRLRSEIDGFLSRIKAS; encoded by the coding sequence ATGGGCACGTTGGGCCTGATCCGCGCGAAAGCGGTCAACTTCCTTGCAATATTCATCGCCGCGCACGTCCTGTTGATTGGGGCATTGGGATTCCTGCTCGACACCCACCTGATCGCGCCCACCGCAGGAGCCGCAGCATTCGCCGTTCTCTGCGGACTCGCCGCCTGGAAGGCACCGAACCAAAGCCTGACCCGGATCACGCTGTCGATCGCGCTGATGGTGATGGTGTCCCTGGTCGTGTTCCAGTTCGAAGGTCACCCCTGGCAGATCGACATCCACATGTACTACTTCGCATGCTTGGCGATTCTGACCACGCTCTGCGACATCCGGGCCGTGATTGCCGCGACGGCTGCCGTCGCCGTGCATCACCTGTCGCTCAACTTCCTCTTCCCGGCCGCGATCTTTCCGGACGGCGCCGATTTCGGCCGCGTCGTCGTACATGCAGTCATCGTCGTACTCGAAGCGGTTATCGTCGGTTGGCTTTCCTACACGGTCGCACAATCCTTCATGACCTCGGACTCGGCCTTGCACGAGGCTGAGGAAGCGAAGGCCGAAGCAGAGCGCCTCGGGCGCGAGCAGATGGAGCAGGAACGCCAGATGCAGGCGCGGAAGGCGGAGGAAATGTCGGCTCTCGCAGATACCTTCTCCTCCACTGTCGGCTCGATCGCCGTCACGGTCGCAAGCGCGACCACGGAACTCGGCCGCAATGCGAGCGAGATGAACTCGGTCGCGGGCTCTCTCGCCTCCCAGTCGCAGGCCGCCAACGAGAACACGGCCTCCGCCGCCGACAATGTCCGGACGGCGGCCCAGGTCACCGAGGAACTCGCGCGCTCCTTCTCCGAAATCGGCGAGCGCGTCGCCGAGGCCAGCGCGGTTACCCGGGAGGCCGTCGATCAGGCAAGCCAGACCAACGAGACGGTTTCCGGACTTGCCAATGCGGTCGACAAGATCGGCGAGTTTCTGAAACTGATCAACGACATCGCCGAGCAAACCAACCTGCTTGCCCTCAACGCGACCATCGAGGCGGCGCGTGCCGGCGAAGCCGGCAAGGGCTTCGCGGTGGTCGCGACCGAGGTGAAGAACCTCGCCTCGCAGACGGCGGAAGCGACGGAAACCATTTCCGCCCAGATCCAGGCAATCCAGGAAGAGTCGAACCGGGCCGTCACCGCGATCTCGACGATCCTCGAAACCGTCTCCAAGGTCGACGGCATCTCGGCCGGGATCGCCGCCGCGATCGAAGAGCAGGTCGCCGCCACGAACGAGATCTCCAATCAGGTCACCCAGGCCAGCGAACGCAGCAGCAGTGCCTCCGAGGGCATGAGCGCCCTGAATGCGGAAAGCACGCGCAGCGGCGAAGCGGCCCAGTCGATGCTGAGCGCCTCGGAGCAACTCGCGCAGGACACCAGCCGCCTGCGCTCGGAGATCGACGGCTTTCTCAGCCGGATCAAGGCCTCCTAG
- a CDS encoding DMT family transporter: MHGRIDDSTAAGRGIALMIAGVFTVSVMDAVIKWLSAGFPSIQIIFFRAGFGLIPLLVIVALTGGLTVLRTRRWRAHLARATVGTGAMLCFFFALAKLELAEVVTLAFASPLFAAALSVPILGEKVGIRRLSAILVGFVGVVIIVRPGSDVFSPYAILPIAASFCFALGMVLARRMSDTESSVSIVFYTSVAALIVGAIGSTGVWITPQPGDWPVLVALGVLGGVGQFLMTSAFRFAAAAIIAPFEYSAMLWAVLFGALFWGEMPDAMTFAGGALVAAAGLYIGYRETRPKAKEGSGKAPEPSSV, encoded by the coding sequence ATGCACGGACGAATTGACGACAGCACGGCTGCCGGCCGCGGAATAGCCCTGATGATCGCCGGCGTCTTCACCGTTTCCGTAATGGATGCGGTGATCAAATGGCTGTCCGCCGGTTTTCCGAGCATCCAGATCATATTTTTCCGTGCCGGGTTCGGACTCATCCCCCTGTTGGTCATCGTTGCTCTTACCGGCGGTCTCACCGTCCTGCGGACGAGGCGATGGCGCGCGCATCTGGCGCGCGCGACGGTTGGCACCGGGGCGATGCTCTGTTTCTTCTTCGCGCTTGCCAAGCTGGAATTGGCCGAAGTGGTGACCCTGGCTTTTGCCTCGCCGTTGTTCGCCGCGGCGCTTTCCGTGCCGATACTGGGCGAGAAAGTCGGCATAAGGCGGCTGTCGGCGATACTGGTCGGGTTCGTCGGCGTGGTGATCATCGTCCGGCCTGGAAGCGACGTCTTCTCGCCCTACGCGATCCTGCCGATCGCCGCCTCCTTCTGCTTCGCGCTCGGCATGGTGCTGGCGCGGCGGATGTCCGATACGGAGAGCAGCGTTTCCATCGTGTTCTATACCAGCGTTGCCGCGCTCATCGTCGGTGCCATCGGCTCCACGGGCGTCTGGATCACGCCGCAGCCGGGCGATTGGCCGGTGCTCGTCGCACTCGGTGTGCTCGGCGGCGTGGGGCAGTTTCTCATGACCTCGGCATTCCGTTTCGCGGCGGCCGCGATCATCGCGCCATTCGAGTACTCGGCGATGCTCTGGGCGGTTTTGTTCGGTGCCCTGTTCTGGGGCGAGATGCCGGATGCGATGACCTTCGCGGGCGGCGCGCTGGTCGCCGCCGCGGGGCTTTATATCGGCTACCGGGAAACCCGTCCCAAAGCAAAAGAGGGTTCCGGCAAGGCGCCGGAACCCTCTTCGGTCTGA
- a CDS encoding glutamate--cysteine ligase has protein sequence MSRPPGAKGDPIVGKAQLVEDLESACTPRADWRIGTEHEKFPFRLSDHKRLPYFGRDGIGAILQGLVDKFGWEPIYEGENVIALSHSGCAITLEPGGQFELSGAPLENLHQTCDEVHTHLAQIKEVNDPLGVGMLGAGFDPTSTREEIEFMPKGRYVVMSAYMQKVGTLGLDMMKRTCTVQANYDFESEADMVQKFRISVALQPVATALFANSPFTEGKPNGFKSYRSHVWTDTDPDRCGMLPFVFEDGFGFERYVDYMLDVPMYFLYRDGEYQDVSGKSFRKFMAGELEGYEGEEAFMGDWTDHMTTSFPEVRLKKYIEMRGADTGPWRNICALPALWTGILYDSDAQQAAADLIAGWSVEEMSQMRDAVPKTGLQTGFRDGTVQDLAKQMIEISRHGLKRRARTDSAGNDESGFLNWLQEVADSGKSPADRLLDLYHGEWQGQIDPLYEYQRY, from the coding sequence ATGTCCCGTCCCCCTGGCGCCAAGGGCGATCCCATCGTCGGCAAGGCGCAGCTCGTCGAGGATCTGGAATCCGCCTGTACGCCGCGCGCAGACTGGCGTATCGGCACGGAGCACGAGAAATTTCCCTTCCGTCTCAGCGACCACAAACGGCTGCCCTATTTCGGCCGTGACGGCATCGGCGCCATCCTGCAGGGCCTGGTCGACAAGTTCGGCTGGGAACCGATCTATGAGGGCGAGAACGTCATCGCGCTGAGCCATAGCGGATGCGCGATCACGCTTGAGCCGGGCGGGCAGTTCGAGCTTTCCGGCGCGCCGCTGGAGAACCTGCACCAGACCTGCGACGAGGTGCACACCCACCTGGCGCAGATCAAGGAAGTCAACGATCCGCTCGGCGTCGGCATGCTCGGCGCCGGCTTCGATCCGACCTCGACTCGCGAGGAGATCGAGTTCATGCCGAAAGGGCGCTACGTCGTGATGAGCGCCTACATGCAGAAGGTCGGCACGCTCGGTCTCGACATGATGAAGCGCACCTGCACTGTGCAGGCGAACTACGATTTCGAGAGCGAAGCCGACATGGTGCAGAAATTTCGCATCAGCGTCGCCCTGCAGCCGGTTGCAACCGCGCTCTTCGCCAATTCGCCCTTCACCGAGGGCAAGCCGAACGGGTTCAAGAGCTACCGTTCGCATGTCTGGACCGATACCGATCCGGACCGTTGCGGTATGTTGCCTTTCGTTTTCGAGGACGGCTTCGGGTTCGAGCGCTATGTCGACTACATGCTCGACGTGCCGATGTACTTCCTCTACCGCGACGGGGAGTATCAGGACGTTTCCGGAAAGAGCTTCCGCAAGTTCATGGCGGGCGAGCTTGAGGGCTATGAAGGCGAGGAGGCCTTCATGGGCGACTGGACGGATCACATGACGACCAGTTTCCCCGAGGTCCGGCTGAAGAAATATATCGAGATGCGCGGCGCTGATACCGGGCCGTGGCGCAATATCTGCGCGCTGCCTGCGCTCTGGACGGGCATTCTCTACGATTCGGATGCACAGCAGGCGGCCGCGGATCTGATCGCCGGCTGGAGCGTTGAAGAGATGTCCCAGATGCGTGACGCCGTGCCAAAGACCGGCTTGCAGACCGGGTTCCGGGACGGTACCGTTCAGGATCTCGCAAAACAGATGATCGAAATCTCGCGTCATGGCCTGAAGCGCCGCGCCCGGACCGACTCTGCCGGAAACGACGAGAGCGGTTTCCTCAACTGGCTTCAGGAAGTGGCCGATTCCGGAAAATCGCCCGCCGACCGCCTGCTCGATCTCTATCACGGTGAATGGCAGGGGCAGATCGATCCTCTGTACGAATATCAACGGTATTGA
- a CDS encoding 16S rRNA (uracil(1498)-N(3))-methyltransferase: protein MSDKIETRLFVSTDLAAGATVGLETGQTHYLKHVLRLGPGARVALFNGRDGEWIAEIDGIGKGWTSLTLKAQRRPQRAEPDIWLVFAPIKRARIDFTAQKATELGASVLWPVFTERTMVERVNTDRLLANATEAAEQTARLSVPEIRDPMRFEALLEAWPTERPLIVCDETGAGTPIAHVLSEPPFKGGTPCGLLIGPEGGFADRELDRLRQSSFVTPVSLGPRLLRSDTAALAALACWQAVAGDWTMERPDGLDL from the coding sequence ATGAGTGACAAGATCGAGACCCGGCTCTTCGTGAGCACCGACCTCGCCGCGGGCGCAACCGTTGGCCTTGAGACCGGTCAGACCCATTATCTGAAGCATGTGCTCCGGCTTGGGCCGGGCGCCCGCGTTGCGCTGTTCAACGGCCGCGACGGGGAGTGGATCGCGGAGATCGACGGGATCGGCAAGGGCTGGACCTCGCTCACGTTGAAAGCGCAGCGCCGTCCGCAGCGCGCCGAACCGGATATCTGGCTCGTATTTGCTCCGATCAAGCGCGCGCGCATCGATTTCACTGCTCAAAAGGCGACCGAGCTCGGAGCTTCCGTGCTCTGGCCGGTCTTTACCGAGCGTACCATGGTCGAGCGCGTGAACACCGACCGCCTGCTCGCAAATGCGACCGAGGCGGCCGAGCAGACCGCGCGGCTCAGCGTTCCGGAAATACGCGATCCGATGCGGTTCGAGGCTCTGCTCGAGGCCTGGCCCACGGAGCGTCCGCTGATCGTCTGCGACGAGACCGGCGCCGGAACGCCGATTGCCCATGTGTTGTCCGAGCCTCCTTTCAAGGGGGGAACCCCTTGCGGATTGTTGATTGGTCCAGAAGGAGGTTTTGCCGATCGTGAACTTGACCGGCTGCGCCAAAGTTCCTTTGTTACACCCGTTAGTCTAGGACCGCGTTTGCTGCGTTCCGACACGGCAGCGCTCGCGGCGCTGGCCTGTTGGCAGGCGGTAGCCGGGGATTGGACCATGGAACGTCCTGACGGACTTGATCTGTAA
- the ubiA gene encoding 4-hydroxybenzoate octaprenyltransferase, whose product MTASDIARNDWVDRLLPTGLRPYARLMRLDRPIGTWLLLLPCWWGLALGWQATDKALPVLDLIWLYILFSLGATIMRGAGCTINDLWDRDFDRQVARTVERPIANGDLSVRQALAFLVLQLGAGLLILLQLNRTCWLLGVLVLVLVVTYPLFKRVTYWPQFVLGLTFNWGALMGWAAVTGDIQLANSVLYVAGIVWTLGYDTIYAHQDKEDDVLIGVKSSALALGERTVPFLWAVYPLTLAGIAMSGALVGLGWPFYLLLGAAGAQLLWQIRTIDIDDPKGCLLRFRSNRYFGWIVTLAILLG is encoded by the coding sequence ATGACCGCAAGCGATATCGCACGCAACGACTGGGTCGACCGGCTGCTTCCCACCGGCCTCCGCCCCTATGCCCGCCTGATGCGGCTGGACCGGCCGATCGGCACCTGGCTTCTGCTTCTACCCTGCTGGTGGGGACTTGCGCTCGGCTGGCAGGCGACGGACAAGGCGCTGCCCGTCCTCGACCTGATCTGGCTCTATATACTGTTCAGCCTGGGCGCGACGATCATGCGCGGCGCCGGCTGCACGATCAACGATCTCTGGGACCGGGATTTCGACCGCCAGGTCGCGCGCACGGTCGAGCGGCCGATCGCAAACGGCGACCTGTCCGTCCGTCAGGCCCTTGCCTTTCTCGTTCTGCAACTCGGCGCCGGGCTGCTCATCCTATTGCAGCTCAACCGGACCTGCTGGCTGCTCGGCGTGCTCGTGCTGGTGCTGGTCGTCACCTACCCGCTTTTCAAGCGGGTGACCTACTGGCCGCAATTCGTCCTCGGTCTCACCTTCAACTGGGGCGCGCTGATGGGCTGGGCCGCCGTGACAGGCGACATCCAGCTTGCCAACAGCGTGCTCTATGTCGCCGGCATCGTCTGGACGCTCGGGTACGACACGATCTACGCCCATCAGGACAAGGAGGACGACGTGCTGATCGGCGTGAAATCCTCCGCGCTGGCTCTCGGGGAGCGCACGGTGCCGTTCCTCTGGGCGGTCTATCCGCTGACCCTTGCCGGGATCGCGATGAGCGGCGCCCTGGTCGGTCTCGGATGGCCGTTCTATCTTCTCCTCGGCGCCGCCGGCGCGCAGCTTCTCTGGCAGATCCGCACGATCGACATAGACGATCCGAAAGGCTGCCTTCTCCGCTTCCGCTCCAACCGGTATTTCGGCTGGATCGTCACCCTGGCGATCCTCCTCGGATGA
- a CDS encoding class I SAM-dependent methyltransferase: protein MTPGGGLSIPAEFVLRNTELVTAPLVPEIRLHLATDISPLWEATEEELQRHGLPPPYWAFAWAGGQALARYVIDHPATVAGRRVLDVGAGSGIVSLASLWVSAATVVANDIDPVSALAVRLNAEENGLSAGLDIACRDMLDEPALADDGGPLFDTVLAGDVFYERGMAERALAWLRRHAAAGALVLVGDPGRAYLPKGGMVHCGRYQVPVPAELEDREVKETSIWQLAEDAGLIPKRS from the coding sequence ATGACGCCCGGCGGCGGGCTTTCGATTCCAGCGGAATTCGTCCTCCGCAACACCGAGCTTGTTACCGCCCCCCTGGTTCCCGAAATCCGGCTGCACCTTGCGACGGACATCAGCCCGCTCTGGGAGGCCACCGAGGAGGAGCTGCAACGACACGGGCTGCCCCCACCCTACTGGGCTTTCGCCTGGGCCGGCGGTCAGGCACTGGCGCGATATGTCATCGATCATCCAGCGACCGTCGCCGGACGCCGAGTCCTGGATGTCGGCGCTGGCTCAGGTATCGTGAGCCTCGCCTCGTTATGGGTGTCGGCTGCGACAGTCGTTGCCAACGATATCGATCCTGTCTCCGCCCTTGCGGTCAGGCTGAACGCCGAGGAGAACGGCCTTTCCGCAGGGTTGGATATCGCCTGCCGCGACATGCTCGACGAACCGGCTCTGGCCGATGACGGCGGCCCGCTCTTCGATACCGTGCTGGCCGGTGATGTCTTCTACGAACGCGGCATGGCGGAACGGGCGCTCGCCTGGCTACGGCGCCACGCGGCGGCCGGCGCTCTTGTCCTGGTCGGAGATCCCGGCCGCGCCTATCTGCCGAAAGGCGGCATGGTCCATTGCGGTCGCTACCAGGTTCCGGTTCCGGCCGAACTTGAGGACAGGGAAGTAAAGGAAACCTCGATCTGGCAACTAGCCGAAGACGCGGGGCTTATCCCAAAACGATCGTGA
- a CDS encoding methyl-accepting chemotaxis protein, whose translation MFVITVLAASVAIWAFGDLRRAMERFTGESLPAIKVSLEMAAVSAGVAAKAPEIMTARSEEERTSMTGEIEQLLSRLEGQVGNHPSLTEEQRQNSFGMIATFRTGIQGLDSKMHEKSMIEASISRKVSDMLAAHEAFLNELTPLVDEGNANLVTTGEQTIETSAQLIQDLLRGEVNALQAGLRLNANLRQLLATLARAAATVDFEAVAPLQDRFDAIVVDLLTYEALLPETKEANALKAYTEEILALSEGEDSMFAIRATELDFNKSLTFQETLDLKEKRTALDTKLAELEAQFSSKVEPVVNAATRNLALGSRKLNATISDTIGGLVNGDMARLQVMLQLAAEANLAAGLLNSAASAPDAAALTALAARFDTARDDVEKDIAAFTAQAENQSIPELATQMVNFGAGAEGIFALRQKQLELEAGALNALAESRTTSETIKSSVETLVGNAETAAAESEMQALKVIQDSQNLLFAAVAISAAAGILIGWLLVSQQVVRRLTGLADTMGVIADGDLETEVNTSGRDEISAMARTVEVFRDNGREVERLRTEQQRAEARATEERRKAMVNLADTFEQSVKAIVDQVGRSAEEMEKSSETMVNASEQVRMESSGVLSVAEVTSSNVSTVAAAAEQLAASVQEISANISETSRVAQQAADKAQMTDRIVASLDEESQKIGEVVKLITDIAEQTNLLALNATIEAARAGDAGKGFAVVASEVKNLATQTAKATEEISAQIDAVQANTNQAVDAIREIGTLIGDMTEKMVAVSSAVEEQGASTDEIARSSSEAAQSTSQVSATMDGMMGVAGEAGTTADQVLSAAKGVASQAQTLNREVATFLNKVRNDS comes from the coding sequence ATGTTTGTGATCACCGTTCTCGCGGCCTCCGTGGCAATTTGGGCGTTCGGCGATCTGCGGCGCGCGATGGAACGCTTCACCGGGGAATCGCTTCCCGCGATCAAGGTTTCGCTTGAGATGGCCGCGGTAAGCGCGGGCGTCGCGGCAAAGGCTCCCGAGATCATGACCGCGCGTTCCGAAGAGGAACGCACCTCGATGACAGGCGAGATCGAGCAACTCCTTTCAAGGCTTGAAGGACAGGTCGGCAATCATCCGTCCCTTACAGAAGAACAGCGGCAAAACAGCTTCGGTATGATCGCGACCTTCAGGACCGGGATACAGGGCCTCGACTCGAAGATGCACGAGAAATCCATGATCGAGGCCTCCATAAGCCGGAAGGTCTCGGACATGCTCGCGGCCCATGAGGCATTCCTGAACGAACTTACGCCATTGGTGGACGAGGGAAATGCAAACCTCGTGACGACGGGCGAGCAGACGATCGAGACTTCGGCCCAGCTGATCCAGGACCTGCTCCGCGGCGAAGTGAATGCGCTCCAGGCCGGTCTTCGCCTCAACGCGAACCTGCGCCAGCTCCTCGCCACGCTGGCCCGGGCGGCGGCAACGGTCGATTTCGAGGCGGTTGCGCCGCTTCAGGACCGTTTCGATGCGATTGTTGTCGACCTGTTGACCTACGAGGCCCTGCTTCCCGAGACGAAGGAAGCCAACGCGCTGAAAGCCTACACGGAAGAAATCCTGGCGCTCAGCGAGGGCGAGGATTCGATGTTCGCGATCCGGGCGACAGAGCTCGACTTCAACAAGTCGCTCACCTTCCAGGAAACTCTCGACCTCAAGGAAAAACGTACGGCGCTCGACACCAAACTGGCCGAGCTCGAAGCGCAGTTCTCGTCGAAGGTCGAACCGGTCGTCAACGCGGCAACCCGCAACCTCGCCCTCGGGAGCCGGAAGTTGAATGCAACCATCAGCGACACGATCGGTGGACTGGTGAACGGCGATATGGCCCGCCTGCAGGTAATGCTGCAGCTCGCCGCGGAAGCCAATCTCGCGGCCGGCCTTCTTAACTCCGCGGCAAGCGCTCCGGATGCTGCCGCCCTCACCGCGCTTGCCGCGCGTTTCGACACGGCAAGAGACGATGTGGAGAAGGATATCGCCGCCTTTACGGCACAAGCCGAGAATCAAAGCATTCCAGAACTGGCCACGCAGATGGTGAATTTCGGAGCCGGAGCGGAGGGGATATTCGCGCTCCGACAGAAGCAGCTGGAACTTGAGGCGGGCGCACTGAACGCGCTGGCCGAGAGCCGGACCACGTCGGAAACGATCAAGAGCTCGGTCGAAACGCTCGTCGGCAATGCCGAAACGGCCGCCGCCGAAAGTGAGATGCAGGCCCTGAAAGTCATTCAGGATAGCCAGAACCTTCTGTTCGCCGCTGTCGCTATCAGCGCGGCCGCAGGCATCCTGATCGGCTGGCTGCTCGTCTCGCAACAAGTGGTGCGCCGCCTTACCGGCCTTGCCGATACAATGGGCGTGATCGCGGATGGAGATCTGGAGACCGAGGTGAACACGTCCGGCAGAGACGAAATCTCCGCCATGGCCCGCACCGTCGAGGTATTCCGCGACAACGGGCGGGAAGTGGAACGACTGCGCACGGAACAGCAGCGCGCCGAAGCGCGTGCGACCGAAGAACGGCGCAAGGCAATGGTGAATCTCGCCGATACGTTCGAGCAGTCGGTCAAAGCCATCGTCGATCAGGTCGGCCGGTCGGCGGAAGAAATGGAAAAGAGCTCGGAGACCATGGTCAACGCCTCCGAACAGGTGAGAATGGAATCCAGCGGTGTGCTTTCCGTCGCCGAAGTCACCTCCAGCAACGTCAGCACCGTTGCGGCGGCGGCCGAGCAGCTGGCCGCTTCGGTGCAGGAGATCAGCGCCAACATCTCCGAGACCTCCCGAGTCGCGCAACAGGCTGCCGACAAGGCCCAGATGACGGATCGCATCGTCGCCAGTCTCGACGAGGAGTCGCAGAAGATCGGCGAAGTGGTGAAGCTGATCACCGATATCGCGGAACAGACCAACCTGCTCGCGCTGAATGCCACGATCGAGGCGGCCCGCGCCGGCGATGCCGGCAAGGGCTTCGCCGTGGTCGCCTCCGAGGTGAAGAACCTCGCGACGCAGACCGCCAAGGCGACGGAGGAAATCTCCGCCCAGATCGATGCCGTGCAGGCCAACACGAACCAGGCGGTCGATGCGATCCGCGAGATCGGCACCCTGATCGGCGACATGACCGAGAAGATGGTGGCGGTCTCCAGTGCGGTCGAGGAACAGGGTGCCTCGACAGACGAGATCGCCCGCTCCTCCTCCGAAGCCGCGCAGAGCACCAGCCAGGTCAGTGCGACCATGGATGGGATGATGGGCGTGGCTGGCGAAGCCGGCACCACGGCCGACCAGGTGCTGTCCGCCGCCAAGGGGGTCGCGTCGCAGGCCCAGACACTGAATCGGGAGGTCGCGACCTTCCTCAACAAGGTAAGAAACGACAGTTAA